In Synechococcus sp. A18-25c, a single window of DNA contains:
- a CDS encoding TOMM precursor leader peptide-binding protein, producing the protein MAVLRHPRLQPHFVPVISPGEGVLLLNERAARVLRGDLYERLIPLLDGTRSADQLVQALTPEFSAAQVYFTLISLQSRNYLCQALTTLSPEAAAYWADLGLDPEQAVGLIQASRVALKPVGLPHHHASVQQMVQALVNLGLAVVDVDAEADLTVVVCENYLHPDLDALNQSYRRQGRRWLLVKPHGRELWLGPFFDPKQPGCWACLQRLLVRQRQVERFAAVVTKTSLDQISKPMQAPGGAVAACHWSALEVARILAGVSPQTTNHVVTFNLVDYSSGRHALVVDPHCPACGCPVEPRSEPIALQPCKVRFDHDGGHRHVSAAETLERFSGLISPITGIVTELRSIPSSLTSAHVVVAGHNPAQGLEVESLNDLRRNLRSSAAGKGASLEQARASALAEALERFCAEDHPGVPRERGSVHEMQRRYGDAVIVPNDVMHFSEQQFADRDQWNAKGSRFNCVPRPLDHDQEIDWTPIWSISRQRRCFLPTQFLMMVRGRKPDCNGDNADPWIAMGCSNGNAAGNTLEEAVLQGFLELVERDAVAIWWYNRLTRPGIDLTSCGDAWITRLIQDYNTIGRDVWALDLTSDLGITTVVAVSRDREGDADRILMGLGSHLDPRIAVQRALAEMNQMLGIADANLEDPANRLDDWETLEWLQTASVVNQPYLLPDSESPLRQVDTLADHHSGDLLQDIQHCCACVEAHGFEVLVLDQTRELVGLPVVKVVVPGLRHFWARFAPGRLYDVPVRMGQLPQPLTEDQLNPIPIFF; encoded by the coding sequence ATGGCTGTGCTTCGTCATCCACGCCTTCAGCCGCACTTCGTCCCTGTGATCAGCCCCGGAGAGGGCGTCTTACTGCTGAATGAAAGAGCGGCGCGTGTGCTGCGTGGCGATCTCTATGAGCGTTTGATCCCCTTGCTCGATGGGACCCGCTCCGCCGATCAGCTGGTCCAGGCGCTGACCCCGGAGTTTTCCGCGGCGCAGGTGTACTTCACGCTCATTTCGCTCCAATCTCGAAACTATCTCTGTCAAGCCCTCACGACCCTGTCTCCGGAGGCGGCGGCGTACTGGGCTGATCTTGGTCTTGATCCAGAGCAGGCGGTTGGTCTGATCCAGGCGTCGCGCGTGGCACTAAAGCCGGTGGGTTTGCCGCACCATCATGCCTCCGTGCAGCAGATGGTCCAGGCCTTGGTCAACCTGGGACTGGCCGTGGTGGATGTTGATGCGGAGGCTGATCTCACCGTGGTGGTGTGTGAGAACTACCTGCATCCGGATCTGGATGCTCTGAATCAGAGCTATCGCCGGCAGGGGCGACGCTGGCTCCTGGTCAAACCCCACGGACGTGAGCTCTGGTTGGGCCCATTCTTCGATCCCAAGCAACCGGGGTGTTGGGCTTGCCTGCAGCGCTTGCTCGTGCGCCAACGTCAAGTGGAGCGGTTTGCTGCTGTTGTTACGAAGACGTCGTTAGATCAGATCTCTAAACCTATGCAGGCCCCCGGTGGTGCTGTGGCGGCTTGTCACTGGTCGGCGCTCGAGGTGGCTCGGATCCTGGCGGGTGTTTCGCCGCAAACCACCAACCATGTCGTCACCTTCAATCTGGTCGACTACAGCAGTGGGCGGCATGCCCTGGTAGTGGATCCCCATTGCCCAGCCTGTGGATGCCCCGTTGAGCCTCGCAGTGAACCGATCGCGTTGCAGCCCTGCAAGGTTCGCTTCGACCACGACGGAGGTCATCGACATGTCTCAGCCGCAGAGACGTTGGAACGCTTTAGCGGCTTGATCAGTCCCATCACTGGGATCGTGACGGAGTTGCGGTCTATTCCCAGCTCCTTGACGTCTGCGCACGTGGTGGTGGCCGGCCATAACCCTGCGCAGGGGCTAGAGGTGGAGAGTTTGAACGATCTACGCCGCAACCTCCGCAGTTCCGCGGCGGGGAAAGGGGCGTCCTTGGAGCAGGCCAGGGCCAGTGCGTTGGCAGAAGCGCTGGAGCGCTTCTGCGCAGAAGATCACCCTGGTGTTCCGCGTGAAAGGGGCAGTGTGCACGAGATGCAGCGGCGTTATGGCGATGCCGTGATCGTTCCCAATGACGTCATGCACTTCAGTGAACAGCAGTTCGCTGATCGTGATCAGTGGAATGCCAAAGGCAGCCGTTTCAACTGCGTACCAAGACCGCTGGATCATGACCAGGAGATCGACTGGACACCGATCTGGTCGATCAGTCGACAACGCCGCTGCTTCCTACCCACGCAGTTCTTGATGATGGTTCGAGGGCGCAAGCCTGATTGCAACGGCGACAACGCCGACCCCTGGATCGCCATGGGCTGTTCCAATGGCAATGCCGCCGGCAACACCCTCGAAGAAGCGGTGTTGCAGGGGTTTTTGGAGTTGGTGGAACGCGACGCGGTGGCGATCTGGTGGTACAACCGCCTTACGCGTCCAGGAATTGATCTCACCAGCTGCGGAGATGCCTGGATCACGCGCCTGATTCAGGACTACAACACCATCGGCCGCGACGTTTGGGCCCTGGATCTCACCAGTGACCTAGGCATCACCACCGTGGTGGCCGTCTCCCGCGATCGCGAGGGGGATGCTGATCGCATTCTGATGGGGTTGGGCTCTCACCTCGACCCCCGCATTGCCGTGCAGCGAGCCCTAGCTGAAATGAATCAGATGCTTGGCATTGCTGACGCCAATCTCGAAGATCCTGCAAACAGGCTTGATGACTGGGAGACCCTCGAATGGCTCCAGACGGCCAGCGTGGTGAATCAGCCCTATCTGCTGCCTGATTCGGAATCCCCACTGCGCCAAGTGGACACGCTCGCCGATCACCACAGTGGTGATTTGCTGCAAGACATCCAGCACTGTTGCGCTTGCGTGGAAGCGCATGGTTTTGAGGTGCTGGTGCTGGATCAAACCCGTGAGCTGGTGGGGTTGCCGGTGGTGAAGGTGGTGGTTCCTGGCCTGCGCCATTTCTGGGCCCGTTTTGCCCCTGGGCGTCTCTACGACGTGCCGGTGCGAATGGGACAGCTACCTCAGCCCCTGACGGAAGACCAACTCAATCCGATCCCGATCTTTTTCTGA
- a CDS encoding SagB family peptide dehydrogenase, producing MALQLRFKHGVKEHRDADDLLLVDQRGRTLRLTAPSQPLVTMLRRLGEGGGTLLSLMQGMSSLAPFFTLQQLEQRGWLALELVSGEKSLVTLEPQSTVLERCHPPAGAVCIRWSRLIQITPETDGVLLEGPLQGTRLLLQHAGLLPLIWELAGPSDWIDTVRGLPQEFQELRNDLLMLLLTAGVAGVVEADGTPSCDHQANQQRWSREDLSLHHRSRDGWADRNLGATFPGAVRGPAPPLLHQGSSLDAVRLPRPEPDAPDPGFFSVLEQRRSHRRPGRQPPTLQQLGQLLWASLRIRKVVPAKPGMAHSYEGASRPVACGGGMQEIDTYLLIQRCDGVASGVYRYDPQGHQLLRLDALNNACEQLLQNACHATGAEQSPDVLFQFAARYGRLSWKYEGIVYALILKHVGGIMQQLYLVATALNLAPCSLGCGDSELFASATSLDPWTDACVGEFMLSSYSEGD from the coding sequence ATGGCGCTTCAACTTCGTTTCAAGCACGGCGTGAAGGAGCACCGCGATGCGGACGATCTGCTGCTGGTCGATCAACGGGGGCGCACCTTGCGGCTCACGGCACCGTCACAGCCTTTGGTCACCATGCTGCGGCGCTTGGGCGAGGGGGGCGGAACGCTTCTGTCTTTGATGCAGGGGATGTCATCTCTTGCTCCATTTTTCACCCTGCAGCAGTTGGAGCAGCGGGGTTGGCTGGCACTGGAACTGGTCAGCGGGGAGAAGTCGCTTGTCACGCTGGAGCCGCAGTCGACGGTTCTGGAACGCTGTCACCCCCCTGCTGGCGCAGTGTGTATCCGCTGGTCGCGCTTGATTCAGATCACGCCAGAGACTGATGGCGTGCTGTTGGAGGGGCCGCTCCAAGGGACCCGACTGTTGCTGCAACACGCCGGCCTGTTGCCTTTGATTTGGGAGCTGGCTGGCCCAAGCGACTGGATCGACACAGTCCGAGGCTTGCCGCAGGAGTTTCAAGAGCTGAGGAATGATCTGTTGATGCTCTTGCTCACCGCTGGCGTGGCGGGAGTTGTAGAGGCTGATGGCACGCCAAGCTGCGATCACCAAGCGAATCAGCAGCGTTGGTCAAGGGAGGATCTAAGCCTTCATCATCGATCCCGAGACGGGTGGGCCGACCGCAATCTGGGGGCCACGTTTCCGGGTGCTGTGCGCGGCCCTGCTCCTCCTCTACTTCATCAGGGCTCAAGTCTGGATGCTGTTCGCCTGCCTCGACCGGAACCCGATGCTCCAGACCCCGGTTTCTTCAGCGTTCTCGAACAACGCCGTTCGCATCGTCGTCCTGGCCGGCAGCCGCCGACCCTGCAGCAGCTCGGCCAACTGCTTTGGGCATCCCTGCGTATTCGAAAGGTCGTTCCTGCCAAGCCAGGGATGGCCCACTCCTATGAAGGGGCTTCACGACCGGTGGCCTGCGGTGGTGGCATGCAAGAGATTGATACCTATCTGCTGATTCAACGCTGCGATGGGGTGGCGTCCGGGGTGTATCGCTATGACCCTCAAGGGCATCAATTGTTGCGCCTCGATGCGCTGAATAACGCTTGTGAGCAGCTTCTCCAGAATGCTTGTCACGCGACAGGCGCAGAGCAGTCACCCGATGTGCTGTTTCAATTCGCTGCTCGTTACGGGCGCTTGAGCTGGAAATATGAGGGAATTGTTTACGCCTTAATCCTCAAACATGTGGGGGGCATCATGCAGCAGCTCTATCTGGTTGCCACGGCATTGAATCTTGCCCCTTGCAGTCTTGGATGTGGTGATTCGGAACTCTTTGCCAGTGCCACGTCCCTGGATCCGTGGACCGATGCCTGTGTTGGCGAGTTTATGCTCTCTTCTTATTCAGAAGGTGATTGA
- a CDS encoding queuosine precursor transporter yields the protein MLDAQQAKALQARRDLAFLVLAGLFLGTLAMLNILGLTRFLALGHIGSWPIVVAVGALPYPITFLCTDLISEIWGEERAAQVVWVGLLLNGWVVLILWLGGMLPGLEGAPDDTFFEIQRLAFGAVLASMAAYLAAQFVDVRMFHFWKQFSHGRALWLRNNGSTLVSQLVDTSAVVLISHYAAGVLPVRPDEPVAPQLLAFIASGYLFKAVAALADTLPFIWITRALRQWLNIPSSGSEIGGDDDPLMQAMTTGSSLPG from the coding sequence ATGCTCGATGCTCAGCAAGCCAAGGCCTTACAGGCCAGGCGTGATCTGGCCTTTCTGGTGCTGGCAGGACTGTTCTTAGGAACTCTGGCCATGCTCAACATCCTTGGGCTGACCCGGTTTCTGGCTTTAGGGCACATCGGCTCCTGGCCGATTGTGGTGGCGGTCGGGGCGCTTCCTTACCCGATCACATTCCTCTGCACGGATCTGATCAGCGAGATCTGGGGAGAAGAACGCGCCGCCCAAGTGGTGTGGGTGGGCCTGCTGCTCAATGGCTGGGTGGTGCTGATTCTCTGGCTTGGGGGCATGCTTCCGGGCCTGGAAGGGGCTCCTGACGACACTTTTTTTGAGATCCAGCGGCTGGCATTTGGAGCTGTACTCGCCTCCATGGCGGCCTATCTCGCCGCGCAGTTTGTGGACGTGCGCATGTTCCACTTCTGGAAGCAATTCAGCCATGGACGGGCGCTCTGGCTGCGCAACAACGGCTCCACCCTGGTCAGTCAACTGGTGGACACCAGTGCCGTGGTGCTGATCAGCCACTATGCCGCAGGTGTGCTTCCCGTCAGGCCCGACGAGCCGGTGGCGCCGCAACTGCTGGCTTTCATTGCCAGCGGCTATTTGTTTAAAGCGGTCGCGGCCCTCGCCGACACCCTGCCCTTCATCTGGATCACCCGGGCCTTACGGCAGTGGCTGAACATCCCCAGCTCCGGCAGTGAGATCGGCGGCGATGACGATCCGCTCATGCAGGCGATGACAACGGGCTCGTCCCTGCCAGGCTGA
- the crtR gene encoding beta-carotene hydroxylase: MTQAFAQPATPPSEGRLRSVPKRFVDPPAALNPTVGLFLGGYALAALTIWGWFVADWPLLVLLCTGFLALHLEGTVVHDACHKSAHPVPWINQAMGHGSALLLGFSFPVFTRVHLEHHAHVNDPKNDPDHIVSTFGPLWLIAPRFFYHEVFFFQRKLWKRWELMQWGLERAVFFTIIAAAVSFDFLSFIFNCWFAPALMVGVTLGLFFDYLPHRPFTSRNRWTNARIYPGRMMNWLIMGQNYHLVHHLWPSVPWFEYKPAYEATKPLLDAKGSPQRLGIFETRADSANFLYDILVGVRSHKRRSGKMRRAARFIPGRSLQRSWLGFVDRIAIKTQPRRPHQR, encoded by the coding sequence ATGACCCAGGCTTTTGCACAACCCGCAACGCCGCCCAGTGAGGGGCGTCTGCGTTCGGTGCCGAAGCGCTTCGTGGATCCACCCGCGGCGTTGAACCCCACGGTGGGTCTGTTCCTTGGGGGCTATGCCTTGGCAGCACTGACGATCTGGGGCTGGTTTGTCGCCGATTGGCCGTTGCTGGTGCTGCTCTGCACAGGGTTTTTAGCGCTGCATCTTGAAGGCACCGTTGTTCATGACGCTTGCCACAAGTCGGCCCATCCCGTGCCCTGGATCAACCAGGCCATGGGCCACGGTTCGGCCTTACTGCTCGGTTTCAGTTTTCCGGTGTTCACGCGGGTGCACTTGGAGCATCACGCCCATGTGAACGATCCGAAGAATGACCCGGATCACATCGTCAGCACATTCGGCCCCCTCTGGCTGATCGCGCCACGATTTTTTTATCACGAGGTTTTCTTCTTTCAGCGCAAACTCTGGAAGCGCTGGGAATTGATGCAGTGGGGATTGGAGCGTGCTGTGTTCTTCACGATCATCGCCGCTGCCGTGAGCTTCGATTTCCTGTCGTTCATCTTCAACTGTTGGTTTGCACCGGCGCTGATGGTGGGTGTCACTCTCGGCTTGTTTTTCGACTATTTGCCTCACCGGCCCTTCACGTCCCGCAACCGCTGGACGAACGCACGCATTTATCCCGGTAGGATGATGAACTGGCTAATCATGGGCCAGAACTACCACCTGGTGCATCACCTCTGGCCATCGGTGCCTTGGTTTGAGTACAAACCGGCCTACGAAGCCACCAAGCCTCTGCTGGATGCCAAGGGTTCACCGCAACGTCTGGGCATCTTCGAAACACGCGCTGACAGCGCCAATTTTCTTTACGACATCTTGGTTGGCGTGCGCAGTCATAAGCGCCGCAGCGGCAAGATGCGCCGTGCGGCACGCTTCATTCCTGGACGCTCCTTGCAGCGCAGCTGGCTGGGTTTCGTCGACCGCATCGCGATCAAAACCCAGCCACGCCGGCCCCATCAGCGTTGA
- the gatC gene encoding Asp-tRNA(Asn)/Glu-tRNA(Gln) amidotransferase subunit GatC: MSKITADDVRKVAHLARLDLPEAKITTYTGQLERILDYVDQLQGVDTDGVPPTTRAVEVVNVTRQDKVVATEVREELLDQAPLREGDFFRVPKILAE, from the coding sequence ATGAGCAAGATCACGGCCGACGACGTTCGCAAAGTGGCCCATCTGGCGCGTCTGGATCTCCCCGAAGCCAAGATCACGACGTACACCGGTCAACTCGAGCGCATCCTCGACTACGTCGATCAGTTGCAGGGAGTCGACACCGATGGAGTGCCACCCACCACGCGCGCTGTGGAGGTGGTCAACGTGACGCGTCAAGACAAGGTGGTGGCGACCGAAGTCAGAGAGGAACTTCTGGATCAAGCCCCTCTGCGGGAAGGCGATTTCTTCCGTGTGCCGAAGATCCTGGCTGAGTGA
- a CDS encoding creatininase family protein yields the protein MTASLPGPVASTDAIRLALQSWPDVDRYLETCKGVIIPLGSTEQHGPTGAIGTDALTAEAVALELGRRSGVLVTPVQAFGMAEHHLGFSGTMSLQPATLLAVLHDLVLSLATHGFERILVVNGHGGNIATARAAFAQAYGTAASRGLEVAPRLRCRLSNWFMAGPVMRRARELYGDREGQHATPSEIAVTLHLHDSLIGKQRPLPEAAPCGSIHGPADFRRRYPDGRMGSDPFLAQPEHGQELLHTAAEALREDLSTFLNAA from the coding sequence ATGACCGCTTCGCTCCCAGGACCTGTCGCCAGCACGGATGCCATCCGCCTTGCTTTGCAGAGCTGGCCGGATGTGGATCGCTACCTCGAAACCTGCAAAGGCGTGATCATTCCACTGGGATCCACCGAGCAGCATGGCCCGACCGGTGCCATCGGCACCGATGCTTTAACCGCCGAAGCCGTCGCACTGGAACTGGGCCGCAGGAGCGGCGTTCTGGTGACCCCCGTTCAGGCCTTCGGCATGGCCGAACATCATCTCGGCTTTTCAGGAACGATGAGCTTGCAGCCGGCCACACTGCTAGCCGTGCTCCATGACCTGGTGCTGTCTTTAGCCACCCATGGATTCGAGCGGATCCTGGTGGTGAATGGTCATGGAGGCAACATCGCCACGGCGAGAGCCGCTTTTGCTCAGGCCTACGGCACAGCTGCCAGCCGCGGCCTCGAAGTTGCACCCCGACTGCGCTGCAGGCTCTCTAATTGGTTCATGGCGGGCCCCGTCATGCGGCGGGCCCGTGAGCTCTACGGCGATCGCGAGGGCCAGCACGCCACACCCAGCGAAATCGCCGTCACGCTCCACCTGCACGACAGCCTCATCGGCAAACAGCGCCCGCTGCCTGAGGCGGCCCCCTGCGGATCGATTCATGGACCAGCCGATTTCCGCCGCCGTTACCCCGACGGACGCATGGGATCAGATCCTTTTCTTGCCCAACCGGAACACGGTCAAGAGCTGCTCCACACAGCAGCGGAGGCGTTGCGCGAAGATCTGAGTACATTTCTCAACGCCGCATGA
- a CDS encoding DNA-3-methyladenine glycosylase produces MKRQSDGGLLWGVIVETEAYFQDDPACHGYRRRLQQKEILQCTCYASAKEYLTARVTSSCHAVKRGKKLA; encoded by the coding sequence GTGAAACGCCAATCGGACGGAGGTTTGCTGTGGGGCGTGATTGTGGAAACGGAGGCGTATTTCCAGGACGACCCCGCCTGCCACGGCTACCGCCGCCGCTTACAGCAAAAGGAGATTCTGCAGTGCACATGTTATGCCTCTGCTAAGGAGTATCTAACTGCAAGAGTCACCAGCTCCTGCCACGCCGTGAAGAGAGGCAAGAAGTTGGCGTAA
- the ileS gene encoding isoleucine--tRNA ligase has translation MSKETRDATAEGRPSYKDTLNLLQTGFGMRANAVKREPELQAFWKDQGIDGELGLDNTGPTFTLHDGPPYANGALHMGHALNKVLKDVINKYQVLNGRRVRYVPGWDCHGLPIELKVLQSMDQEQRKALTPIKLRKKAAAYARKQVEGQMKGFQRWGIWADWEQPYLTLQKEYESAQIRVFGEMVLKGHIYRGLKPVHWSPSSRTALAEAELEYPDGHTSPSVYAAFPAMQLPAALRDALEAEGVELPTETDALGQALQVAIWTTTPWTLPANLAVSVNERLDYALADDGNGRLLLVAADLIETLSSTLERPLSRRATVKGALLAGLTYRHPLLDRTSPVVIGGDYITTESGTGLVHTAPGHGVDDFHTGQKNGLPVLCPVDEAGNLTDEAGPFAGLNVLKDANPTIIEALASAGALLKQEAYSHRYPYDWRTKKPTIFRATEQWFASVEGFRQQALDAIAAVEWTPATGRNRIESMVKERGDWCISRQRTWGVPIPVFYHRNNGDVLLNADTLEHIQALITEHGADVWWENDEADLLPPAYSDQADQWRKGTDTMDVWFDSGSSWAAVASQRDNLSYPADLYLEGSDQHRGWFQSSLLTSVAVNGHAPYKRVLTHGFALDEKGRKMSKSLGNVVDPMVIIEGGKNQKQEPPYGADVLRLWVSSVDYSADVPIGAGILRQLADVYRKVRNTSRYLLGNLHDFNPASDAIPVAELPLLDRWMLQRTAEVMDEITEAFESFEFFRFFQLLQNFCVTDLSNFYLDIAKDRLYVSAPADRRRRSCQTVMALIIERLAGLIAPVLCHMAEDIWQNLPYQVEETSVFHRGWPTVPSDWRNTELSAPIQQLRELRAAVNKVLEDCRGRQELGASLEASVRLEARSPELQTALTWLSENGDPEVDGLRDWLLVSQLQIGGEPWAELLASQDDELAVIEVSRARGSKCERCWHYEGDVGRHADHPHICGRCVGVLERRTHQLV, from the coding sequence GTGAGCAAGGAGACGCGCGACGCCACTGCCGAAGGACGCCCCTCCTACAAGGACACACTCAATCTGCTGCAGACGGGCTTCGGCATGCGTGCCAATGCCGTGAAGCGTGAGCCTGAACTGCAGGCCTTTTGGAAAGACCAGGGAATTGATGGCGAGCTGGGCCTCGACAACACCGGTCCAACCTTCACACTCCACGACGGCCCCCCCTATGCCAATGGCGCCCTGCACATGGGGCATGCCCTCAACAAGGTGTTGAAGGACGTCATCAACAAATATCAGGTGCTGAACGGGCGGCGGGTGCGTTACGTGCCGGGATGGGACTGCCATGGCCTGCCGATCGAACTCAAGGTGCTGCAGTCGATGGATCAGGAGCAGCGCAAGGCCCTGACACCCATCAAGCTGCGCAAAAAGGCCGCCGCCTACGCCCGCAAACAGGTAGAAGGCCAGATGAAAGGCTTCCAGCGCTGGGGCATCTGGGCGGACTGGGAACAGCCCTATCTGACCCTGCAAAAGGAGTACGAATCCGCCCAGATCCGCGTGTTTGGCGAGATGGTGCTCAAGGGGCACATCTACAGGGGGCTCAAACCGGTGCACTGGAGCCCGAGCTCACGCACCGCCTTGGCTGAGGCGGAACTGGAATATCCCGACGGCCACACCAGCCCTAGCGTCTACGCGGCCTTCCCCGCAATGCAGCTGCCGGCAGCGTTGCGAGATGCACTCGAAGCGGAGGGCGTAGAGCTGCCCACCGAGACAGACGCCCTGGGCCAGGCCCTGCAAGTAGCGATCTGGACCACAACCCCCTGGACTTTGCCCGCCAACCTGGCGGTGTCGGTGAATGAACGGCTTGATTACGCCCTGGCCGACGACGGTAACGGTCGCCTGCTGCTGGTGGCAGCCGATCTGATCGAAACGCTGAGCAGCACCCTGGAACGACCGCTGAGCCGGCGCGCCACGGTCAAAGGCGCTCTGCTCGCCGGTCTGACCTACCGCCACCCATTGCTGGATCGCACCAGTCCGGTGGTGATCGGCGGCGACTACATCACCACCGAATCGGGCACTGGGCTCGTGCACACCGCGCCGGGTCACGGCGTCGACGACTTCCACACCGGCCAGAAGAACGGCCTGCCGGTGCTCTGTCCCGTGGACGAAGCCGGCAATCTCACCGACGAAGCCGGGCCGTTCGCGGGCCTGAATGTGCTCAAAGACGCCAACCCCACAATCATTGAGGCACTGGCGTCCGCTGGGGCCCTGCTCAAGCAGGAGGCTTACAGCCACCGCTATCCCTACGACTGGCGCACCAAGAAACCCACGATCTTCCGAGCCACCGAACAGTGGTTTGCCTCCGTGGAAGGGTTCCGCCAACAGGCACTCGATGCAATCGCCGCAGTGGAGTGGACTCCTGCCACCGGGCGCAACCGCATCGAATCGATGGTCAAGGAGCGGGGCGACTGGTGCATCTCCCGGCAACGCACCTGGGGTGTGCCGATCCCCGTGTTTTATCACCGCAACAATGGCGATGTGCTGCTGAATGCCGACACCCTGGAGCACATCCAAGCGTTGATCACCGAACACGGTGCCGATGTCTGGTGGGAGAACGACGAAGCGGATCTGCTCCCGCCCGCCTATTCCGACCAGGCTGACCAGTGGCGCAAGGGCACAGACACCATGGATGTGTGGTTCGACTCCGGCTCAAGCTGGGCCGCTGTCGCCAGTCAGCGCGACAACCTGAGCTATCCCGCCGATCTGTACCTGGAGGGATCTGACCAGCACCGCGGTTGGTTCCAAAGTTCACTGCTCACCTCGGTCGCCGTCAATGGCCACGCCCCCTACAAGCGGGTGCTCACCCATGGCTTCGCCCTGGATGAGAAAGGCCGAAAGATGAGCAAATCCCTCGGCAATGTGGTCGACCCGATGGTGATCATCGAGGGGGGCAAGAACCAGAAACAGGAACCTCCTTACGGCGCCGATGTGCTGCGGCTGTGGGTGAGCTCGGTGGATTACTCCGCCGATGTGCCAATCGGAGCCGGAATCCTGCGCCAACTGGCCGATGTGTACCGCAAGGTGCGCAACACCAGCCGCTATCTGTTGGGCAACCTGCACGACTTCAATCCAGCGTCCGACGCCATCCCCGTAGCGGAACTGCCGTTGCTCGACCGCTGGATGCTGCAGCGCACAGCCGAGGTGATGGATGAGATCACGGAAGCCTTCGAAAGCTTCGAATTCTTCCGCTTCTTCCAGTTGCTGCAGAACTTCTGCGTCACTGATCTCTCGAACTTCTACCTCGACATCGCCAAGGACCGGCTGTATGTGAGCGCCCCGGCCGACCGGCGCCGGCGCAGCTGTCAAACCGTGATGGCCCTGATCATTGAACGCTTGGCCGGGCTGATCGCTCCAGTGTTATGTCACATGGCCGAGGACATCTGGCAGAACCTGCCTTACCAAGTGGAGGAAACCTCCGTCTTCCACCGCGGCTGGCCCACAGTGCCATCCGATTGGCGCAATACCGAGCTCAGCGCTCCGATTCAGCAACTGCGTGAGTTGCGCGCCGCCGTCAACAAAGTGCTGGAAGACTGCCGCGGCCGTCAGGAGCTCGGCGCATCACTGGAAGCCTCGGTTCGCTTGGAAGCCCGCAGTCCTGAGCTGCAAACCGCCCTCACTTGGCTCAGCGAAAACGGCGATCCAGAAGTGGATGGCCTGCGGGACTGGCTACTGGTCTCGCAACTGCAAATCGGTGGCGAACCCTGGGCCGAGCTGCTGGCCAGCCAGGACGACGAACTTGCTGTGATCGAAGTGAGCCGCGCACGCGGCAGCAAGTGCGAGCGTTGCTGGCACTACGAAGGCGATGTGGGTCGGCATGCCGATCATCCCCACATCTGTGGTCGCTGCGTTGGCGTGCTGGAGCGCCGGACTCACCAGCTGGTCTGA
- a CDS encoding Nif11-like leader peptide family natural product precursor, protein MHSQSIIPEEQLKAFIEFVKRNTSLHEKLAAATTFEATVAIAKESGFAITAEDIQPVQSTTEPEVPDKELDGATGGAGAWRNNGTRDGVKGRTPGRHWVRNTLQFTQSGRRAMIC, encoded by the coding sequence ATACACTCTCAATCAATAATTCCAGAAGAGCAACTCAAAGCCTTTATAGAGTTTGTCAAAAGAAACACCAGCCTTCATGAAAAGCTCGCAGCAGCAACTACTTTCGAAGCTACTGTTGCAATCGCCAAAGAATCTGGGTTTGCAATCACCGCAGAAGATATTCAACCAGTGCAATCTACAACCGAGCCAGAAGTGCCAGATAAGGAGCTGGATGGTGCAACAGGCGGGGCTGGAGCATGGAGGAACAACGGGACTAGGGATGGCGTGAAGGGGAGAACGCCAGGTCGGCACTGGGTCAGAAACACCCTTCAATTTACACAGAGCGGTCGCCGCGCAATGATCTGTTAA